From a single Flavobacteriales bacterium genomic region:
- a CDS encoding OmpA family protein, protein MNRIVTLTMTGMLFSLGLMAQDKGPNLISNGGFEGLSSNVTTWDQLDRALGWSNANLGSVDVFSKESCKTTTGIPDNELGATAAQEGEYYAGFVAWKDDMRPNWKHMLNGRDEDPLKPAWNQYSEYLQTALTGPLAAGQKYDVSFKVKLAGNSDRAVSGIGAYASPTELKYNHRHFLTESADVSSAAVLGDKANWVDVKGTFVADGDEKFLVIGAFPAAGMEKTKMVEGPDNQRAYYYIDGISINLHPEDDRDKDGIIDKEDACPDEAGVAATNGCPDRDGDGVADEMDACPDKAGPADKQGCPDSDGDGIADHQDKCPTVAGVASMKGCPEINEDVKKLFAKALTGIQFETGKATIKKTSYSILDQVVGVMSDNPSYNLEIHGHTDSQGDDAKNFTLSEQRAASVKSYLEGKAVSAARLKSFGHGEIEPVGDNATSTGRAQNRRVEFKVMFWE, encoded by the coding sequence ATGAACAGAATAGTTACACTTACGATGACCGGGATGTTATTCTCGTTAGGCCTTATGGCCCAAGACAAAGGCCCCAACTTGATCAGCAATGGTGGTTTTGAAGGCCTCAGTTCCAATGTTACGACGTGGGATCAATTGGATCGCGCTTTAGGTTGGTCCAACGCGAATCTTGGCTCGGTGGATGTTTTCAGCAAGGAAAGCTGTAAGACCACTACAGGTATACCTGACAATGAATTGGGTGCCACTGCTGCGCAAGAAGGCGAATACTATGCCGGATTCGTTGCGTGGAAAGATGATATGCGCCCGAATTGGAAGCATATGTTGAACGGCCGTGATGAAGATCCATTGAAACCTGCGTGGAACCAGTACAGTGAGTATTTGCAGACAGCACTCACTGGTCCACTTGCGGCTGGTCAGAAATACGACGTATCGTTCAAAGTAAAACTGGCCGGTAACAGCGACCGTGCTGTAAGTGGTATCGGAGCCTATGCGTCACCAACTGAATTGAAATATAACCACCGTCATTTCTTGACCGAATCAGCAGACGTATCCAGCGCCGCAGTTCTTGGTGACAAAGCGAATTGGGTGGATGTTAAAGGAACATTTGTTGCTGATGGTGACGAGAAGTTCTTGGTGATCGGAGCATTCCCCGCAGCTGGAATGGAAAAAACCAAAATGGTTGAAGGTCCGGACAATCAGCGTGCTTATTACTACATCGATGGTATCAGCATCAATCTTCATCCGGAAGATGACCGCGACAAGGACGGTATTATCGATAAAGAAGATGCGTGCCCTGACGAAGCTGGAGTTGCAGCAACCAATGGTTGCCCTGATAGGGATGGTGATGGCGTTGCGGATGAAATGGACGCATGTCCGGATAAGGCAGGACCTGCGGATAAGCAAGGGTGCCCTGATAGCGATGGAGACGGGATCGCGGACCATCAGGATAAATGCCCGACCGTTGCAGGTGTTGCGAGTATGAAGGGCTGCCCGGAGATCAATGAAGATGTGAAGAAGCTTTTTGCAAAGGCACTTACCGGTATACAATTTGAAACCGGAAAAGCCACGATTAAAAAGACGAGCTATAGCATACTCGATCAAGTTGTTGGAGTAATGAGCGACAATCCATCGTATAACTTGGAGATCCATGGTCATACCGATAGCCAAGGAGATGATGCCAAGAATTTCACGCTAAGCGAGCAGCGTGCCGCTTCCGTAAAGAGTTACTTGGAAGGAAAAGCAGTAAGTGCTGCTCGTCTAAAGTCATTTGGCCACGGAGAGATCGAGCCTGTTGGTGATAACGCGACTTCTACAGGTCGCGCACAGAACCGCCGTGTTGAATTCAAGGTGATGTTCTGGGAGTGA
- a CDS encoding DUF983 domain-containing protein, with translation MFAKGTKLYSIVNFKCPYCHEGDFFISSNPYDLTKAGDLHRVCSVCSRKYEREPGFYFGAMYVSYALAIMLCVSVYVACIVLFPDAAIWTRIVAILSALLLSTPILYALSKILWATMFLEYLGVEPTKKELAEKERRMHAQG, from the coding sequence ATGTTCGCAAAGGGAACTAAGCTGTACAGCATAGTCAATTTCAAATGCCCCTATTGCCATGAAGGCGATTTTTTTATTTCGAGCAATCCGTATGATCTAACAAAAGCAGGAGACCTTCATAGGGTGTGTTCGGTCTGTAGTAGAAAGTACGAGCGTGAGCCTGGGTTCTATTTTGGTGCCATGTACGTCTCCTATGCCTTGGCCATTATGCTCTGTGTGTCCGTTTATGTTGCTTGTATCGTGCTTTTTCCTGATGCAGCGATATGGACCAGGATCGTCGCAATACTATCAGCCTTATTGTTGAGCACACCGATCTTGTATGCACTTTCAAAGATCCTATGGGCCACGATGTTCCTGGAATACTTGGGTGTGGAACCAACAAAGAAGGAACTCGCTGAAAAAGAAAGGAGGATGCACGCCCAAGGTTGA
- a CDS encoding class I SAM-dependent methyltransferase translates to MKLNACIRLSSVVAILFSGCNAPSDNSVDNVPVQTERSVQEVKPPAPEQHTDSTPLDRDEWQRPEVIIGMANSDLTGMMFGDLFAGDGYFTWKLIDAGANVIAIDTDPKNIEALQTEKKARGLSDERLKIRAVPVGDPGLNVDEVDVALLVHKYYGIKDKEAYFEQLRKGMRYPKYLMVVDWQYRETPIGPSMSERTPTNDLMEALLKYGWSDVGAHSDKIPFQVIFFANDPMEDM, encoded by the coding sequence ATGAAATTGAATGCCTGTATCCGCTTAAGTTCAGTTGTGGCTATTCTGTTCTCGGGGTGCAATGCACCTTCGGATAATTCTGTTGATAATGTGCCTGTTCAAACGGAGCGTTCAGTACAGGAAGTGAAGCCTCCTGCTCCAGAGCAACACACGGATTCAACTCCGTTGGATCGCGACGAATGGCAGCGGCCGGAAGTCATTATCGGCATGGCAAACAGCGATCTGACCGGCATGATGTTCGGCGACCTGTTCGCAGGAGATGGCTATTTCACATGGAAACTTATAGATGCTGGCGCAAATGTGATCGCGATCGATACTGACCCGAAGAATATTGAAGCGCTGCAAACAGAGAAAAAAGCACGCGGCCTAAGCGATGAGCGACTTAAGATCCGGGCTGTGCCTGTGGGTGATCCCGGACTGAATGTTGATGAAGTGGATGTAGCGTTGCTCGTTCACAAATATTACGGCATCAAGGATAAAGAGGCTTATTTCGAACAACTCCGCAAGGGTATGCGCTACCCCAAATATCTTATGGTCGTTGATTGGCAGTATCGTGAAACGCCCATTGGGCCTTCGATGAGTGAACGGACCCCCACAAATGACCTGATGGAGGCATTGTTGAAATACGGATGGTCCGATGTGGGCGCCCATTCCGATAAGATCCCGTTCCAAGTGATCTTTTTCGCGAACGATCCGATGGAGGACATGTGA
- a CDS encoding MarR family transcriptional regulator produces the protein MPKISVELRSKFESEQQKAMLNTMFTANWLRSKAVERFRSFGLSPEQYNILRILRGGKGKMKMHDVRDRMIDRAPNTTRLTDKLVIKDLVHRERCESDRRVVFVNITKSGLALLEEIDLAMKAEARSDQEKLSNKEASMLNGILDKWRG, from the coding sequence ATGCCCAAGATTTCAGTCGAATTACGAAGCAAATTCGAAAGTGAACAGCAAAAAGCAATGCTGAATACCATGTTCACTGCGAATTGGCTGCGAAGCAAAGCGGTTGAACGTTTCAGGTCGTTCGGGTTAAGCCCGGAGCAGTACAACATACTTCGGATCCTGCGTGGTGGAAAAGGAAAAATGAAGATGCACGATGTTCGGGACCGAATGATCGATAGGGCTCCGAATACCACACGGTTAACGGACAAGTTGGTGATCAAGGATCTGGTTCATCGGGAGCGTTGTGAGTCGGATCGTCGTGTAGTATTCGTAAATATCACCAAGAGCGGGCTTGCGTTGTTGGAAGAGATCGATCTTGCAATGAAAGCGGAAGCTCGATCCGATCAGGAAAAATTGAGTAATAAAGAAGCATCAATGTTGAATGGTATTCTTGATAAATGGAGAGGATGA
- a CDS encoding nitroreductase family protein: protein MTDKKDVEMKSNGRSELRIHQMLNDRYSPRAFSDRDVTDVELELVLEAARWASSSHNEQPWRFLVTRKDQDGHAALLDSLWSMNRSWADKAPILILNMVQRNLAYNDEENYFARHDLGGALAQLTAQATSMGMGLHQLAGFHSDQARQAFQIPEALDVVSVLALGFPGNADMLEEPYRGRELKRTHRRPLKDLVYLGRYK from the coding sequence ATGACGGACAAGAAAGATGTGGAAATGAAGAGTAACGGGCGCAGTGAACTTAGGATCCATCAAATGCTGAATGATCGTTACAGCCCCCGTGCATTCAGCGATCGCGATGTTACCGATGTAGAGCTGGAACTGGTTCTTGAGGCTGCACGCTGGGCCAGCAGTAGCCATAATGAACAACCGTGGCGTTTCCTGGTCACGCGAAAAGATCAAGACGGGCACGCAGCACTGTTGGATTCGCTGTGGAGCATGAACAGGTCATGGGCGGATAAAGCGCCGATCCTGATCCTGAACATGGTGCAACGCAACTTGGCATACAATGACGAGGAGAATTACTTCGCACGACATGATCTGGGTGGTGCTTTGGCGCAACTAACGGCACAGGCCACCTCAATGGGTATGGGCTTACATCAGCTTGCTGGGTTCCATTCGGATCAAGCACGTCAAGCATTTCAAATACCCGAAGCCTTGGATGTTGTAAGTGTATTGGCTCTTGGATTTCCTGGAAATGCAGACATGCTTGAGGAGCCCTATCGGGGGCGCGAATTGAAGCGCACGCATAGGAGACCATTGAAAGATCTGGTCTATCTGGGTCGGTACAAGTAA
- a CDS encoding alkaline phosphatase family protein — translation MRNSVFQLALLASPVLAQVPINGPMLGYTDMFEATVWMQCPGPCNARLEYWELDRPDSMLTTAEQRSQPLNANAMDFVVAPLLPGTTYGYRVLLEGKPIDVGQPLTFKTQPLWKFRSAPPDLTFALGSCAYIGEPVYDRPGKPYGSGYEIFDAIAATNPDLMLWLGDNMYLREPDWGTRTGYLHRYTHARSTPQLQRLLRSTQHYAIWDDHDFGSNDADGSFVNSAIAKDMFDLFWPNPTCGVTGANGITSMFTYADVDVFLMDDRTFRVPGDLKTSTPAMLGNAQLDWLIRALKYSDATFKIVAIGSPVLNPNAVYENYATMPDERTELLRRIEVEGIKGVVFLTGDRHFTELTELDIADGRKLYDLTCSPLTSGPYSPKEKNELRVEGSLFTERNFATIAVTGKTKERVLTIRIFDAAGKEQWSHAIQQE, via the coding sequence ATGCGAAATTCCGTATTCCAACTTGCTCTGCTTGCTTCACCCGTTCTGGCCCAAGTACCGATCAATGGCCCGATGCTTGGCTATACGGACATGTTCGAGGCAACTGTCTGGATGCAATGCCCTGGCCCCTGCAATGCACGGCTGGAATATTGGGAATTGGACCGACCGGATAGCATGCTGACAACAGCAGAGCAGCGTTCGCAACCATTGAATGCCAATGCGATGGATTTTGTGGTGGCACCACTCCTACCAGGCACAACGTATGGTTACAGGGTGTTATTGGAAGGCAAGCCCATCGATGTTGGGCAGCCACTTACGTTCAAGACACAACCGCTCTGGAAATTCCGATCGGCTCCACCGGATCTTACATTCGCTCTGGGTAGTTGTGCCTACATCGGTGAGCCGGTTTATGATAGACCGGGTAAACCGTACGGTAGCGGCTATGAGATCTTTGATGCGATTGCAGCTACGAACCCCGACCTGATGCTTTGGCTTGGTGATAATATGTACCTGCGTGAGCCTGACTGGGGTACCCGAACCGGCTACTTGCACCGCTATACGCATGCGCGAAGTACCCCGCAACTGCAGCGGTTATTACGCAGCACGCAGCATTATGCCATTTGGGATGATCATGACTTCGGATCGAATGATGCGGACGGTAGTTTCGTGAATAGCGCAATTGCAAAGGATATGTTCGATCTGTTCTGGCCCAACCCGACGTGCGGCGTAACAGGTGCGAATGGGATAACATCGATGTTCACTTATGCCGATGTGGATGTATTCCTTATGGATGACCGGACGTTCCGCGTACCCGGCGATCTGAAGACCTCTACCCCTGCCATGCTTGGGAACGCACAGTTGGACTGGCTTATCCGAGCCTTGAAATACAGCGATGCCACATTCAAAATAGTAGCTATTGGTAGCCCGGTCCTGAACCCCAATGCGGTGTATGAAAACTACGCTACCATGCCCGATGAACGCACAGAACTGTTGCGAAGGATCGAGGTCGAAGGGATCAAAGGCGTCGTATTCCTTACGGGAGATCGGCACTTTACGGAACTGACCGAACTGGATATTGCAGACGGTCGTAAACTATACGATCTTACATGCTCACCACTCACTTCCGGCCCATATTCACCAAAAGAAAAGAATGAATTGCGCGTGGAAGGATCCTTATTCACGGAGCGCAACTTTGCGACGATCGCGGTTACCGGAAAGACCAAGGAACGGGTACTGACCATACGCATATTTGATGCGGCAGGTAAGGAACAATGGTCCCACGCTATCCAGCAAGAGTGA
- a CDS encoding sterol desaturase family protein has protein sequence MTFNPIKAWIDMKAQLPVLEIEHYGAYYVYPIFIALILIEYFRAKDLFDLRESWAGFVMGVIATAIRLITNVFEITIYMFLFWWAAPLREEYLGYTTLGFGALAWIACMIADDHNFYWHHRLAHNIRVLWAAHLPHHSGRKFNLTISIRNGWFITFVKPIYWMWMPLLGFEPIMIATALIINSFYQFFLHSQLVPSLGWYEKIFNTPYVHVVHHSSNTEYLDRNHGGMLVIWDKLYGTWQEPIKGVKANFGISHDPDTYSALTHNLFEFKEIWRDVKQAPTFKAKFMYIFGPPGWRHDGTGKTSKQLQAELKAERAAAAEQAPVAAA, from the coding sequence ATGACATTCAATCCAATAAAAGCGTGGATAGATATGAAGGCGCAGTTACCTGTGCTGGAGATCGAGCATTACGGTGCGTATTACGTGTATCCGATCTTCATTGCGTTGATATTGATCGAGTATTTCCGGGCAAAGGACCTGTTCGATCTGCGCGAGAGTTGGGCTGGATTCGTCATGGGCGTAATTGCGACGGCCATTCGATTGATCACCAACGTATTCGAGATCACGATCTACATGTTCCTGTTCTGGTGGGCTGCACCGCTGCGCGAAGAGTATTTGGGCTACACCACACTAGGTTTCGGGGCGTTGGCTTGGATCGCGTGCATGATCGCCGATGATCATAATTTTTACTGGCACCACCGCTTAGCACACAACATACGCGTGCTTTGGGCCGCCCATTTACCACATCATAGTGGGCGCAAGTTCAACCTTACGATCAGCATCCGGAACGGGTGGTTCATCACCTTCGTAAAGCCGATCTATTGGATGTGGATGCCACTTCTTGGGTTCGAACCGATCATGATCGCTACGGCATTGATCATCAATTCATTCTATCAATTCTTCTTACACAGTCAATTGGTTCCGAGCTTGGGTTGGTACGAGAAGATCTTCAATACACCATACGTACATGTGGTACATCACAGCAGCAACACCGAGTATTTGGACCGTAACCACGGTGGTATGTTGGTGATCTGGGATAAGCTATACGGCACTTGGCAAGAACCGATCAAAGGCGTAAAAGCCAATTTCGGGATCAGCCATGATCCGGATACATACAGTGCTCTCACGCACAACTTGTTCGAGTTCAAAGAGATCTGGCGTGATGTGAAACAAGCCCCGACCTTCAAAGCGAAGTTCATGTACATTTTCGGTCCACCGGGATGGCGGCACGATGGCACTGGTAAGACCAGTAAGCAGTTGCAAGCCGAATTGAAGGCTGAGCGTGCTGCTGCTGCAGAACAAGCACCAGTTGCTGCGGCCTGA
- a CDS encoding DEAD/DEAH box helicase has product MERTTFNDLGLIEPILKALQEEGYTHPTPIQEQAIPHLTKGRDLLGCAQTGTGKTAAFAIPILQELHEKGIPANRRPIRTLILTPTRELAIQIGESFAAYGRHLALKHTVIFGGVGQKPQTDALHRGVDTVVATPGRLLDLMQQGFIHLDKLEIFVLDEADRMLDMGFIHDVKKVIAKLPKKRQTLFFSATMPNEIAKLASSILTDPIKVEVAPVSSTAETIDQSLFYVDRTDKNKLLVHLLEDDTIKEALIFTRTKHGANKVAKILVQAGHGAEAIHGNKSQTARQNALKNFKDGKIRALVATDIAARGIDIDGLSHVINFDIPNIPETYVHRIGRTGRAGASGKALSFCDHEEKAYLRDITRLIKRDIPEAKEHPFPMIGGPKKAEKEVREPRQPRGPGRSGGPKPQGQRNDRNTRSERPASGESRPARNPRGQRPERDPQSRPQGEHASERPRAERPAGDRDPQRERGPRPERGPRPDLGPHSERIPRNEGDRTPRLERTPRREGDRPERSRNDRGPRQECNRGPRPERGNDNSSNPVKEQNPPAASILSKPDYAQLSKDLFGEDITKPKRKKDDTKGGLRGWFKKK; this is encoded by the coding sequence ATGGAACGTACTACGTTCAACGACCTTGGGCTTATTGAGCCCATTCTTAAAGCACTTCAGGAAGAAGGCTACACACACCCCACTCCTATCCAGGAACAAGCCATTCCGCACCTAACGAAAGGTCGGGATCTCTTGGGATGTGCCCAAACAGGTACCGGAAAAACGGCTGCCTTTGCTATACCGATCCTGCAAGAACTGCATGAGAAAGGCATTCCGGCCAATAGGCGCCCTATCCGCACATTGATCCTGACCCCTACGCGCGAATTGGCGATCCAGATCGGTGAAAGCTTCGCGGCATACGGTAGACACCTTGCACTTAAACATACCGTGATCTTTGGTGGTGTGGGTCAAAAGCCGCAGACCGACGCGCTTCATCGCGGTGTTGATACAGTGGTTGCCACTCCCGGACGATTGCTCGACCTGATGCAGCAAGGATTCATCCACCTGGATAAACTGGAGATCTTTGTACTGGATGAGGCCGATCGCATGTTGGACATGGGGTTCATCCATGACGTAAAAAAGGTGATCGCCAAGTTGCCGAAGAAGCGCCAGACATTGTTCTTCAGTGCCACAATGCCGAATGAGATCGCGAAGCTTGCAAGCAGTATTCTTACCGACCCGATCAAAGTTGAAGTTGCTCCTGTGAGTAGCACGGCGGAGACCATTGATCAATCACTTTTCTATGTGGACAGAACTGACAAGAACAAATTACTTGTGCACTTATTGGAGGATGATACGATCAAAGAAGCATTGATCTTTACACGTACCAAACATGGCGCGAACAAGGTGGCGAAGATCCTTGTTCAAGCAGGCCATGGTGCTGAGGCGATCCACGGAAACAAGAGCCAGACCGCACGTCAGAACGCACTCAAGAACTTCAAGGACGGAAAGATCCGGGCGTTGGTCGCTACGGATATTGCTGCACGCGGCATCGATATCGATGGGTTGAGCCATGTGATAAATTTTGACATTCCGAACATTCCAGAGACTTACGTGCACCGTATTGGACGTACCGGACGTGCCGGTGCATCGGGCAAAGCGCTGTCATTCTGCGATCACGAAGAGAAAGCATATCTGCGGGATATTACGCGATTGATCAAACGGGATATTCCTGAAGCCAAGGAGCATCCATTTCCGATGATCGGCGGACCGAAGAAGGCGGAGAAAGAAGTTCGCGAACCGCGCCAACCTCGTGGACCGGGCAGATCCGGAGGGCCTAAGCCACAAGGGCAACGAAACGATCGTAACACTCGGTCCGAACGACCTGCGTCCGGCGAAAGCAGACCAGCACGCAATCCACGCGGACAACGACCAGAGCGCGACCCACAGAGTAGGCCCCAAGGCGAGCATGCTTCAGAGCGCCCACGTGCGGAACGTCCAGCCGGTGACCGGGACCCACAACGCGAACGTGGCCCACGCCCGGAACGCGGACCTAGGCCGGATCTCGGTCCCCATTCAGAACGTATACCTCGTAACGAAGGCGACCGCACGCCACGTCTTGAGCGCACACCACGCAGGGAGGGAGACCGCCCGGAACGCTCTCGAAATGATCGTGGGCCACGCCAAGAATGCAACCGCGGGCCACGTCCAGAACGCGGCAACGACAACAGTAGTAATCCGGTGAAAGAACAGAATCCACCAGCAGCCTCAATCCTAAGCAAGCCGGATTATGCGCAACTGAGCAAGGATCTTTTCGGTGAGGACATTACCAAACCCAAGAGAAAGAAGGACGATACGAAAGGTGGATTGCGCGGGTGGTTCAAGAAGAAGTAG
- a CDS encoding DUF547 domain-containing protein, with product MGCQQPSPPSASNTLDKGSTMEAASLAPVNMHDAWNELVKAHVKGSLVDYKGMVKDKLKLEAYCVSLTNNVPTDAWTKQQKLAYYINLYNAQTVKLIVDNYPVASIRDLDPKLSIPGFNSVWHATKFMVGKKELSLNDVEHEILRNMGEPRIHFAINCASGSCPPLRNEAYTAEKLEQQLTDQTKQFINSAQYNKITGSSVELSAIFDWFVGDFTKEGSLFQYLNKYSTVKINENAKVKYLDYDWSLNDVL from the coding sequence ATGGGGTGCCAGCAACCATCGCCACCATCAGCATCAAATACCTTGGATAAAGGCAGCACAATGGAAGCTGCATCACTTGCTCCGGTTAATATGCATGATGCATGGAATGAATTGGTAAAAGCCCATGTCAAAGGCTCATTGGTCGATTACAAAGGCATGGTAAAGGATAAGCTCAAGCTCGAAGCATATTGTGTTTCACTTACCAATAATGTACCGACGGATGCATGGACCAAACAACAGAAGCTGGCGTATTATATCAACCTGTACAATGCGCAAACAGTGAAATTGATCGTCGATAACTACCCGGTCGCCAGCATCCGCGACCTTGATCCGAAACTGAGTATTCCGGGATTTAATTCAGTTTGGCACGCGACCAAGTTCATGGTAGGCAAGAAAGAGTTAAGCCTAAATGATGTCGAACACGAGATCTTGCGCAATATGGGTGAACCACGGATCCACTTTGCCATCAATTGTGCTAGCGGTTCATGCCCGCCGTTACGCAACGAAGCCTATACAGCGGAGAAGCTTGAACAACAACTCACAGATCAAACCAAGCAATTCATCAATAGCGCTCAATACAACAAGATCACAGGGTCTTCGGTTGAACTGAGTGCCATTTTCGATTGGTTCGTTGGCGACTTCACGAAAGAAGGGTCACTTTTCCAATACCTGAACAAGTACAGCACTGTCAAGATCAATGAGAATGCCAAAGTGAAGTATCTGGACTACGATTGGAGTCTCAATGATGTCCTTTGA
- a CDS encoding PKD domain-containing protein, translating into MKRLIIITACIAMVFSLHAQQTRVLFLGNSYTAFNSLPSLTRLLALSLGDTIEVSSNTPGGYTFNGHSTDLTSMTLIQQGNWDYVVLQEQSQLPSFPPSQVNTESRPYAQALVDSIRFYSPCAEPVFYMTWGRQNGDDANCASWPPVCTYEGMQSQLRISYLSFAEENMAWCAPVGAAWAQVREQYTMINLYNADGSHPSVEGSYLAACTIYSTMFGTSSVGASYISLVAADTASTLQQIASALVLDSAATWNIGASDPVASVFVDDNNGLDAQFSQTSTNATSHLWDLGDGSTSTEDAFTHTYAQPGSYTVIYTVTDACDRTDTDTLQVTVVVSGINEFREEQLTITPNGSGIIVKNNGSTGTFQLFDSSGKLMNSFKLKVSGMLNIPLTDSGTYLWKFIDLNGTQAAGKVANIN; encoded by the coding sequence ATGAAACGACTTATCATCATTACCGCATGTATTGCAATGGTCTTCTCATTGCACGCTCAACAAACACGCGTTCTCTTCCTTGGGAACAGCTATACCGCCTTTAACAGCCTTCCGAGCCTTACGCGCCTCTTAGCGTTGTCCTTAGGCGACACGATCGAAGTAAGTAGCAACACGCCCGGTGGTTACACCTTCAATGGTCATTCTACGGATCTTACTTCGATGACGCTTATTCAGCAGGGGAATTGGGATTATGTAGTGCTCCAAGAGCAAAGTCAGCTCCCCTCCTTTCCTCCATCTCAAGTTAATACGGAATCACGGCCGTATGCGCAGGCTTTGGTAGATAGTATTCGCTTTTATTCACCTTGTGCGGAACCAGTTTTTTATATGACATGGGGAAGGCAGAATGGTGATGACGCGAATTGTGCTTCATGGCCACCTGTATGCACTTACGAGGGAATGCAGAGCCAATTGCGCATTTCCTACTTGAGCTTTGCAGAAGAGAATATGGCATGGTGCGCACCAGTTGGGGCGGCATGGGCACAAGTGAGGGAGCAGTATACGATGATCAATTTATATAACGCCGATGGCAGTCACCCGAGCGTCGAGGGGTCTTACCTCGCTGCATGTACTATTTATAGCACTATGTTCGGAACATCCTCCGTTGGAGCTTCCTACATTTCGTTGGTAGCTGCGGATACCGCCAGTACGCTCCAGCAGATCGCAAGTGCGTTGGTGCTTGATAGTGCCGCTACATGGAATATTGGCGCAAGTGATCCGGTCGCCTCGGTCTTCGTCGATGATAATAACGGTTTGGATGCACAATTTTCACAGACTTCAACGAATGCAACAAGTCACCTTTGGGACCTGGGTGACGGATCCACTTCAACCGAAGATGCCTTCACGCACACCTATGCGCAGCCGGGTTCCTATACGGTGATCTACACTGTTACAGATGCTTGTGATCGAACCGATACCGATACCCTGCAAGTGACCGTTGTCGTTTCCGGTATAAACGAGTTTCGAGAAGAGCAGCTGACAATAACACCAAATGGGTCAGGAATAATCGTGAAGAACAATGGTAGTACGGGCACTTTCCAGCTATTTGACTCCTCCGGAAAACTAATGAATTCGTTCAAATTGAAGGTCAGTGGAATGCTCAATATTCCACTGACGGATTCCGGAACTTATCTGTGGAAATTTATCGACTTGAATGGGACTCAGGCAGCTGGAAAAGTTGCTAATATCAACTAG